CGGCGTTTCGCATGACGAGTTTTCGGCCATGGATCGGAAAAGTTCAAGTAAACGCGATCCACGTCACCTTTAGCAAAATAATCCCCTAAGTTTGCTGCATCAACATTCAACAGCTTTAAATTCGGCACTTCCGCTTCAATCAGCAAATCCAAAGCCGCGACAATGACGCTTCCATATACTTCAATTCCAAGGAAATTCACATCAGGATGGGCCTTTGCCATCTCGGTAATGAAACGGCCTTTCCCCGTACCCACTTCAATATATAACGGATTATCGTTTCCGAAAACTTCATGCCATTTACCTTTATGGCTCACTGGCTGCTGAATTACATATTGTGGAAAATCATTCAAACGGTCTTCAGCCCAAGGTTTATTTCTTAAACGCATGATGACACCCCTATTTAAAATATAATCGTTCAAACCATAACACGAGTGGACAGATTCCTGCAAGTTGATTTTTTCAGGATTGCCCTGCCTCCACCCATGGAACAAATCAAAAAACTGCCGGCCATCAGGCGACAGTGTCTGTCATTTTCATGTATAAATCTTTCCGCAAAACACACCATAAATAAGTGAAGGGCAGGCGAAAATCCGCCTGGGAACCTTAGAACCATATTTAAGAAAGGAGAGGTATTATATGCCGCTTTCCCATGAACACCAAATGTCACTATTAAAGGATATACTGACCAACCATCAATCTGACTGCTGCGGGTCCGTTTCTGAGTGCGAGCAGGTTGAAAGACTCGTCAAATCCTTGATGATCAACATGGATATTGATAGCAATGTGAAAACGATATTGACGGAGATTTACGAATACAGCCAGGGGGGCATCGGTGCCTCCGATTTAGATGCACATATTACGACCCACCAGGACAACCTGTCCCAGTGGGTGGATGATATCGATCAATACTGATCAGTCAATCATCAATAAGGCTTCCAATTTTTGCAGTAAATCATCTCTTTCCTCGTACCGACTCCTACGATGATGCCATTGGATGGAAAGCACAAGTTGTGAAACCGTGTGCCATTTCATCCTCATCTCCAGGCCTGCATCAAGCTTTTTGCCGTATCGGGCAAGCCATTGATTCCATTCCTCCCTTGGGATATAGGAATACAGAAGGATCCCAAGGTCGATGGCGGGGTCGCCAATGACCGCTCCGTCCCAATCAATGAGGTATAATCCGTCCGTTTCGGTCATGAGCCAATTATTATGGTTCACATCACAATGGCAGACGACTTCTTCGTCGCATTCAATCAACAGGAGATTGTTCTGTAAAAAATGAATGGCTTGCTTGATGATCGGGATATCCGTAACATCGGAAGATAATCCGATTTCTATGTCTGTAAGTATACTTTCAGGTCGTAAAGGGGATTTCCCAAGCCTTTTGAGCATGCTTAACAAAGGATCGGATTGATGAATTTTCTGAAGCAGCTTTGCGACTCTTATATTGTCCATTTCCTGCTGAGATAGCTCCCTGCCTTCCATCCAATGCTGGGCCGTAATGACATCTCCATTTTCCAGGCGTTTTGTCCACATTAACTTCGGAACAATGCCCTCAGCTGAAAGAACAGCCAAAAATGGTGATGAATTACGTTTTAGGAAAAGCTTCTGCCCATCTTTCTCGGCTATAAAGGCTTCTCCTGTAGCTCCTCCAGCAGGGGATATATCCCACTCCTGACCTAATAAATGTTCCAACTGGTTCACCTTCGATTTCCTCGCTTAATCATACAAATGTGGGTTCGTTACCTAGTGTATGTATTACCACTGCTTTTTTGTCCATGTTTATTAAAAAAACCCGCCTGCTGGCGTAGCTGCATTTATACGTGCATCGGGATGATACCCGCAATTAAAAACATCCTCATTCCAGAGAAATAAAAAAATAGCTATTGAGCAATTTAACAATAGCCATAAATTAAATTTTAGTTGAAAAAAGGTTTCTTCGTCAAGTACTATAAAACGATTATACCCATAAAACAAAAACAAATAAATCATTTCATATTTTTGCATGACGGTCAATCCTTGATCAGGACCCGGATTTTCGCTTTCAAGACCTTGGCAGACACTTCATCCGTTCCAATAATTTCACCATCCGCCTGGATTTTTGCTGAATGGTGATTTTTCATTTTAATCATTTTACCAGTATAAGAATCAACGTTTTTCATGTTTAGATGCCCACCCCACAAAACGGTAAAGAACACGGCCAATAATTTCAGCCTGGGAAAATCATGAACCGCGATCACATTCACCCTGCCGTCATCGAGCTTTGAATGCGGTGAAATTTTCATGCCCCCGCCGAAGTAAGGCTGGTTCGCAATGACGATGAACCAAATGTTTTTCAATATTTGATGTTTGCCATCGACGATCAATTCCATACTGCCAGGCTTATAAGTGAATAATTGCTTAACAAAAAGGATGAGATAAACCAACTTACCCGCCTTGACGATATTAAACCATTTTTTCAAAGGGGAGCGGTCCGCTTCAGCGGCAATTTCAGCATCGATTCCCATTCCCAGGCTGTTGATAAAATAACCGCCCTTGTCAGCCGTCTCGTACTGACCGATGTCTATAGCCTTGTGTGCGTTATCCTGAAATAAACGAAGGGCCTGCTCGATATCTTTCGTTTTTTGGATGCCTCTTACATAATCATTGCCAGAGCCCGCTGCAAGGGATCCGATGATGGCATGAGGAAATGGAATGGCGCCATTCATCATTTCATTTATCGTGCCATCCCCTCCAACAGCAATGATCCTAGTATCCCGGTTTGTCCTTGATAAAATTTCCTCCGTCAATCGCAATGCATGTCCTTTTTCTGCCGTAAAAAACACCTGATGGGGAACGGCGTTTGTTTTCAGCATTTTCTCCGCTTTATCCCAAACCTTCATACTTCGTTCATTTCCAGCCAATGGGTTCACAATGAAATAAAGGGTTTCATCAAGGTTCGGCATGCTCATTCGCCTCTGTCAGATGATGCTCGGTTTCCCACTCCGGCCTCATGCTGGATGTCGTTTGACAATATTCCAGCAATGCCTGTGCCGCCTTCAACTGCTGTGCCTTAATGGGCGATTGCGTGGCCCGCATCCGTTCAAACCACTCCGGGAAGGTCCGCTTATCCAATATCGTCATATCATAAGGTGCCTCAGGAAAATCGACATAACCATTCCGCGATAAGATCACTTTTTTGATTGGGACGTTCACTTCATAAAGAGAAAATAACTGGGAGACGATGTTCCCCATCCGATTTGCACTCAATAATGGGTTGAGCACTTTTTTATCAGGCTGCTTATGATGCCTGCGAATCCAGAACCGGTCACTCGACCCGCTGAATGCAGCATCCTCTTCAGCTTCAAGAAAAGTGATGCACCAGGCTTCCATAGGGGTCAATAA
This genomic stretch from Peribacillus muralis harbors:
- a CDS encoding diacylglycerol/lipid kinase family protein is translated as MPNLDETLYFIVNPLAGNERSMKVWDKAEKMLKTNAVPHQVFFTAEKGHALRLTEEILSRTNRDTRIIAVGGDGTINEMMNGAIPFPHAIIGSLAAGSGNDYVRGIQKTKDIEQALRLFQDNAHKAIDIGQYETADKGGYFINSLGMGIDAEIAAEADRSPLKKWFNIVKAGKLVYLILFVKQLFTYKPGSMELIVDGKHQILKNIWFIVIANQPYFGGGMKISPHSKLDDGRVNVIAVHDFPRLKLLAVFFTVLWGGHLNMKNVDSYTGKMIKMKNHHSAKIQADGEIIGTDEVSAKVLKAKIRVLIKD
- a CDS encoding phosphotransferase family protein: MEHLLGQEWDISPAGGATGEAFIAEKDGQKLFLKRNSSPFLAVLSAEGIVPKLMWTKRLENGDVITAQHWMEGRELSQQEMDNIRVAKLLQKIHQSDPLLSMLKRLGKSPLRPESILTDIEIGLSSDVTDIPIIKQAIHFLQNNLLLIECDEEVVCHCDVNHNNWLMTETDGLYLIDWDGAVIGDPAIDLGILLYSYIPREEWNQWLARYGKKLDAGLEMRMKWHTVSQLVLSIQWHHRRSRYEERDDLLQKLEALLMID
- a CDS encoding YtzH-like family protein; the protein is MPLSHEHQMSLLKDILTNHQSDCCGSVSECEQVERLVKSLMINMDIDSNVKTILTEIYEYSQGGIGASDLDAHITTHQDNLSQWVDDIDQY
- the trmB gene encoding tRNA (guanosine(46)-N7)-methyltransferase TrmB → MRLRNKPWAEDRLNDFPQYVIQQPVSHKGKWHEVFGNDNPLYIEVGTGKGRFITEMAKAHPDVNFLGIEVYGSVIVAALDLLIEAEVPNLKLLNVDAANLGDYFAKGDVDRVYLNFSDPWPKTRHAKRRLTYKTFLEVYEGILPEKGEIHFKTDNQGLFESSLKSISEYGMLLKFVSLDLHKSSFEGNIMTEYEEKFSSKGNRIYRLEALFQ